In Alkalihalobacillus sp. AL-G, the genomic stretch CTTTCATTCAGAAGATGGAGGTTTTATTCAAAGAAATTTGTAAGGTACTGGATGTGGAGGATAAAGAGAGATCCTGGAAGGAATTAGTCACTGTTTGCAAGAATACCTCTAACAACAAGTCGTCGATGCTTCGTGATATCGAGCGGGGCAACAAAACTGAAATTGAAGCGATTACAGGATATGTTTTGATCATGGCAGAACAACAAAATATACACTTGCCTTATAACCAATTTGTTTTTGAGACGATAAAAGGCTTAGAGGAAAGAAGGGATCCAGATGGTTGATTTTTTTGCAGGTTCACTGGCGACACTCATTACCGTACCACTTATAGCTTGGCTCATGGTGTACTCGGTCATGAAAAAGTTCACTCAAAAAAAGAAGAAGTCCTTTCTATTTGCAACTGATGTCACTACTTTTTTCCTTATTGCATCTGTTTTGTCCATCCTTTACACAATTTGGGAGCGTTCCTTTATTTGGCCAATAATTGTGTTGCTCTTAGCTATCGTAATTTGCATTACATGGATTTATTGGAAGCAGGATAAAGATGTAAGCATGTTCCGTATTTTAAAAACAGCATGGCGATTCAACTTTTTGTTGTTTTCCACAGGTTATCTCTCATTAAGTATATACGGGCTCGTTACGAGGATCATTTTGATTAGTTCTTGAGCAAAATCGTTTGGGGAGGCACATTGAATCTGCTATACTCATAGTCGCAATATTGTTGTTTCTCATTCGGAAAGGACGAAATTTTATGAAAGTTAGCGAGATACCATTTCAGCAAAAAAACGATTTTTACAGTGCTTACTTGAATGGAGCCCAGCATGTTCGAGAAC encodes the following:
- a CDS encoding DUF3397 domain-containing protein, whose amino-acid sequence is MVDFFAGSLATLITVPLIAWLMVYSVMKKFTQKKKKSFLFATDVTTFFLIASVLSILYTIWERSFIWPIIVLLLAIVICITWIYWKQDKDVSMFRILKTAWRFNFLLFSTGYLSLSIYGLVTRIILISS